From Gemmatimonadota bacterium, a single genomic window includes:
- a CDS encoding efflux RND transporter periplasmic adaptor subunit, with protein MTGTMTRWAGAASMTVMMGCAKPEPALVFEIATERITRWTDSTELFLEHPTLISGEAAKFAVHLTDLTDFAPLASGEVTLRLTPVGGGAPVEAVQGEPGSPGIFGPTLTPGPAGRYRLTVLVRSPAAVDSIAAGDVVVYATIDDAPDEGPAPRGTAFLKEQQWKTREFRTTFAVEGSLVGSVEVPGEIVPAAGRRVTVTAPLAGTIDPRVGSALVPGSRVNTGQIIASLSPALGDGGSAYATARAGLAEAEDEQARAQRLVAAEAAPARRLHEAELRVRAAREALAGFGGGELVGGNVPVRAPIGGIVAARHLTGGSLVSAGAPLLTIVDPAVVWLRALVPAAIAPTLDRRRPASVRIDGTGLAIETGLALAVAPVIDSVSRTVEVLYPVGNRNGAILVGATARTMLPVGGPRSGVIVAATAVLEFDGRPTVFVQIAGERFEARTITIGARDASRVLVSGGVAAGERVVTDGAYQIRLASQSSVVPAHGHEH; from the coding sequence ATGACAGGCACGATGACCCGCTGGGCCGGGGCGGCGAGCATGACCGTGATGATGGGGTGCGCCAAGCCCGAGCCCGCCTTGGTATTTGAGATCGCCACCGAACGGATCACTCGGTGGACCGACTCGACCGAGTTGTTTCTCGAGCACCCGACCTTGATTTCTGGGGAAGCCGCGAAGTTCGCCGTCCACCTGACTGACCTCACCGATTTTGCCCCGCTGGCCAGCGGCGAAGTCACCTTGCGACTCACCCCGGTGGGCGGCGGAGCCCCAGTTGAGGCCGTCCAGGGTGAGCCAGGATCACCCGGGATCTTCGGCCCGACGCTCACGCCGGGGCCCGCCGGCCGGTATCGGCTCACGGTCCTGGTGAGAAGTCCGGCGGCCGTGGACTCGATTGCCGCCGGAGACGTGGTGGTCTATGCCACGATCGACGACGCACCCGACGAAGGGCCGGCACCGCGGGGAACCGCCTTTCTCAAGGAGCAACAGTGGAAGACCAGGGAGTTCCGAACCACCTTCGCGGTGGAGGGCTCCCTGGTGGGATCGGTGGAGGTGCCGGGTGAGATCGTCCCCGCGGCCGGCCGTCGGGTCACGGTGACGGCCCCGCTCGCCGGGACGATCGACCCCCGGGTAGGATCGGCGCTCGTTCCCGGCTCCCGGGTCAACACCGGCCAGATCATCGCCTCGTTGTCGCCGGCGTTAGGCGATGGCGGCAGCGCGTATGCCACGGCCCGGGCCGGTCTGGCCGAAGCGGAAGACGAACAGGCCCGGGCCCAACGCCTCGTAGCCGCCGAGGCGGCACCAGCCCGGCGGCTCCACGAGGCCGAGCTCCGGGTTCGCGCCGCGCGGGAAGCCTTGGCCGGCTTCGGCGGCGGCGAACTGGTGGGCGGGAACGTTCCGGTCCGGGCACCGATCGGCGGGATCGTCGCCGCCCGGCATCTGACCGGCGGAAGCTTAGTGAGCGCCGGCGCGCCGTTGCTCACGATCGTCGACCCGGCGGTCGTTTGGCTCCGAGCCCTGGTGCCGGCGGCGATCGCCCCGACCCTCGATCGGCGGCGGCCGGCCAGTGTCAGGATTGACGGCACCGGTCTGGCGATTGAAACCGGCCTGGCCCTGGCCGTGGCTCCGGTCATCGACTCCGTCTCCCGCACCGTCGAAGTGCTCTATCCAGTCGGCAACCGCAACGGCGCGATTCTTGTCGGGGCAACCGCGCGGACGATGCTCCCCGTCGGCGGGCCGCGAAGCGGAGTGATCGTCGCAGCCACGGCCGTGCTCGAGTTCGACGGCCGGCCCACGGTGTTCGTTCAGATCGCCGGCGAGCGATTCGAGGCCCGCACCATCACGATTGGGGCGCGGGACGCGAGTCGGGTGCTGGTGTCGGGCGGGGTCGCCGCCGGGGAACGGGTCGTCACCGACGGCGCCTATCAGATTCGCCTGGCGTCGCAGAGCAGCGTGGTGCCCGCCCACGGCCACGAGCACTAG
- a CDS encoding TolC family protein produces the protein MRIAIVLLMLPGLQGALTAQERLTLTRTLELAGATSPELASARAGARAAGAWARQTGAFPNPNLVFGRERASGPDGVNGQVTIHLEQRLELTGVRTAERSAASARARAADADLSRTAQLLDARVTKSFVHLVSARRRAALSDRLRQLTDSAAAIVSRRFEAGDASGFDRRRLELEAARYTAAMIAARFGADSAATELAALIGRPGSELEVVDTLPPEGPIASIDSLLSGLPTRGDLQANELTVTAAAAEATARSRDWIPTPTMSAGYKREESAGRPGRFTGFVAGLAFPLPLWDRRSEATAGRLALADRARADRDRLHRDAATEVRRLASGLRALIEQRRVFGSRLGPDADVALRAIAVAFAEGELPVAQWLDAVRAYYEAQAALVDLDAAIAGRHADLAAATGPTEIGGVR, from the coding sequence ATGCGAATTGCCATTGTGTTGCTAATGTTGCCTGGCCTGCAGGGAGCCCTGACGGCCCAGGAACGCCTAACGCTGACCCGAACCCTCGAACTGGCTGGTGCCACCAGCCCCGAGTTGGCCTCTGCTCGGGCCGGGGCCCGGGCCGCGGGCGCCTGGGCCCGTCAGACCGGGGCCTTTCCCAACCCGAACTTGGTCTTCGGCCGGGAGCGGGCCAGCGGGCCCGACGGGGTCAACGGACAAGTCACGATCCATCTCGAACAACGGCTTGAGCTGACGGGGGTCCGCACCGCCGAGCGGTCAGCCGCCTCGGCTCGGGCGCGCGCGGCAGACGCCGACCTGTCCCGCACCGCCCAACTTCTGGACGCCAGAGTAACGAAATCCTTCGTCCACCTGGTGTCGGCCCGCCGACGGGCGGCACTGTCCGACCGGCTCCGGCAGCTGACCGACTCGGCGGCCGCGATCGTCAGTCGCCGGTTCGAGGCCGGCGACGCATCCGGCTTCGACCGGCGCCGACTCGAGCTCGAAGCGGCCCGATACACCGCGGCGATGATTGCGGCGCGGTTCGGGGCCGATAGCGCCGCGACCGAACTCGCGGCACTGATTGGCCGGCCGGGCTCTGAACTCGAGGTCGTCGACACGCTGCCTCCCGAGGGGCCCATCGCCTCCATCGACTCGCTTTTGAGCGGATTGCCAACGCGGGGCGACCTCCAAGCCAACGAGCTAACGGTGACAGCGGCCGCGGCCGAGGCGACGGCCCGCTCGCGCGATTGGATTCCGACGCCAACCATGTCGGCTGGTTACAAGCGCGAGGAAAGCGCCGGCCGCCCGGGGCGGTTTACCGGCTTCGTTGCCGGTCTCGCGTTTCCGTTGCCCCTTTGGGACCGTCGATCGGAGGCAACGGCAGGTCGGCTAGCGTTGGCCGACCGGGCCAGGGCCGATCGAGACCGGCTCCACCGGGATGCCGCGACAGAGGTCCGCCGGTTGGCGTCGGGTCTTCGGGCGCTGATCGAGCAGCGCCGGGTGTTTGGGAGCCGCCTCGGGCCGGACGCCGACGTCGCCCTCCGCGCGATCGCGGTGGCGTTCGCCGAGGGCGAGTTGCCGGTGGCCCAATGGCTCGATGCCGTTCGCGCCTACTACGAAGCCCAGGCGGCGTTAGTCGATCTCGACGCTGCCATTGCCGGACGCCACGCGGACTTGGCAGCCGCCACTGGACCAACTGAGATCGGGGGTGTCCGATGA
- a CDS encoding TetR family transcriptional regulator, with amino-acid sequence MLNITSVVLVPSSGGRTMARVAGRMITREEVAEAAWRVILRDGLHKASMRAIATELGATTGVVTYHFHDKAELLLFALDRLGTAIVRDMDAALAGVTGIERVRRILRTTLPLGPRQVAGWKLWVSFVGLAMSDTKLRDEHQRRLAILNGRLEFEIRALQARGDLSVEIDARHEADALVALSDGIGLGYTLRPKAYPPDKQWAIVDGYMTNRFELPRPRRPRVARR; translated from the coding sequence ATGCTTAATATAACCAGCGTTGTGTTGGTGCCAAGCAGCGGAGGCCGGACCATGGCGCGTGTCGCGGGACGAATGATTACTCGGGAGGAAGTGGCGGAGGCGGCCTGGCGGGTGATCCTTCGGGACGGGCTCCATAAGGCGAGTATGCGGGCCATCGCCACCGAGCTCGGCGCCACGACCGGGGTCGTGACGTACCATTTCCATGATAAGGCGGAGCTGCTGTTGTTCGCGCTCGATCGACTGGGCACGGCCATCGTCCGGGATATGGATGCGGCGCTCGCGGGCGTTACGGGAATCGAGCGGGTTCGACGGATTCTGCGAACCACCTTGCCGCTAGGCCCCCGCCAGGTGGCGGGTTGGAAACTGTGGGTATCGTTCGTGGGGCTCGCCATGAGCGACACGAAGCTCCGCGATGAACACCAACGACGGCTCGCCATCCTGAACGGCCGCTTGGAGTTCGAGATTCGGGCCCTTCAGGCGCGCGGGGATCTCTCGGTCGAGATCGATGCCCGACATGAGGCGGACGCCTTGGTGGCGCTCTCGGACGGCATCGGACTCGGGTACACGCTGCGGCCCAAGGCGTACCCGCCGGACAAACAATGGGCCATCGTCGATGGCTATATGACGAACCGCTTCGAACTGCCGCGCCCCCGTCGTCCGAGGGTGGCCCGGCGGTGA
- a CDS encoding class A beta-lactamase-related serine hydrolase, producing MARILALWSPSRRITRQAASATSSRVIIRPATRAMVRPPLLGTNTTLVILSITPVVFRFLVAPWSARYVAAHHPLPRRRRRHSQGAVLMIRRSLAPVLCAAALTACGKSAADSVDAKLDRIMTDALAKRELPAASLVVVTGDQIVYAKGFGQADLASGRAMTDSTPTVIGSTSKPLTALGVLRLVQLGKVALDSPLARYTPDLRFKDPRGAAITVRQLLNNRSGIVSGFSGAAHAIPSIQDDQAVERIARETAELPLDFAPGTSYVYSNRGWLLAGYLIQRVAGEPVEAFMKREVFDALGMTGTTLEFWKVDGLATGYAEGFKVRNQPSTASLHRGYGPSGMTVSTPRDMGRLLVAMLNGGKTVLKTQFLTPELIVEAIRPQAEAESELGGPTKYGLGWEVDSSFGALTVKKAGSVGTMVSLWIILPDQKTAVAFAFNREDYKVMPIVPAVLKALRGGPVDTLPAGTWVAPPPPAGVTIAAAVLRQWVGQYDTRLGDTQVYLRSDSLFADYEGTGTTLVPVDDSTFAIVDDQVRHAGKRFIFRNQGTAVTIWNSAKDSLGVRVR from the coding sequence ATGGCCCGCATACTCGCCTTATGGAGCCCGTCCCGAAGGATCACCCGCCAGGCCGCCTCCGCCACTTCCTCCCGAGTAATCATTCGTCCCGCGACACGCGCCATGGTCCGGCCTCCGCTGCTTGGCACCAACACAACGCTGGTTATATTAAGCATAACACCTGTTGTGTTCCGATTCCTCGTTGCGCCCTGGAGCGCCCGATATGTCGCTGCCCACCACCCGCTCCCCCGGCGCCGTCGTCGCCACTCTCAAGGGGCTGTTCTCATGATCCGCCGATCGTTGGCACCGGTTCTTTGCGCCGCCGCCCTGACCGCCTGTGGCAAATCCGCCGCCGACTCGGTCGACGCCAAGCTCGACCGGATCATGACCGACGCGCTCGCCAAGCGGGAGCTCCCGGCCGCCTCGCTCGTGGTGGTCACGGGCGACCAGATCGTCTATGCCAAGGGATTTGGCCAGGCCGATCTCGCATCCGGCCGCGCCATGACCGATTCGACCCCGACCGTGATCGGATCAACCTCTAAGCCGCTCACCGCCCTCGGCGTGCTCAGACTGGTTCAGCTTGGGAAGGTGGCGCTCGATTCGCCCCTGGCCCGCTACACCCCGGACCTCCGATTCAAGGACCCGCGGGGAGCCGCTATCACGGTTCGCCAGCTGCTCAACAACCGGTCCGGAATCGTGTCCGGTTTCTCCGGAGCGGCGCACGCGATCCCGTCGATCCAGGACGACCAGGCCGTCGAGCGGATCGCCCGCGAGACGGCTGAATTGCCGCTCGATTTCGCGCCCGGGACGAGCTATGTGTACTCCAACCGCGGCTGGCTGCTGGCCGGTTATCTGATCCAACGGGTGGCCGGCGAGCCGGTCGAGGCATTCATGAAACGAGAGGTGTTCGACGCTCTCGGCATGACCGGTACGACGCTCGAATTCTGGAAGGTCGATGGCCTGGCGACCGGCTACGCCGAAGGGTTCAAGGTTCGAAATCAGCCCAGCACGGCATCGCTCCATCGGGGATACGGCCCCTCCGGCATGACCGTGTCGACCCCGCGAGACATGGGCCGGCTGTTGGTGGCCATGCTGAACGGCGGGAAGACCGTCTTGAAAACCCAGTTCCTGACGCCCGAGCTGATCGTCGAAGCAATCCGGCCCCAGGCCGAGGCTGAGAGCGAACTCGGCGGACCGACGAAGTACGGCCTGGGATGGGAGGTCGACTCTTCGTTCGGAGCCCTCACCGTCAAGAAGGCCGGCTCCGTCGGCACGATGGTGTCGCTCTGGATCATACTGCCCGACCAGAAGACGGCGGTTGCCTTTGCGTTCAATCGTGAGGACTACAAGGTCATGCCGATTGTTCCGGCCGTCCTGAAGGCGTTGAGGGGCGGGCCGGTCGACACCTTGCCGGCCGGCACGTGGGTCGCCCCGCCACCGCCGGCCGGGGTTACCATCGCCGCTGCGGTCCTCCGCCAGTGGGTGGGCCAGTACGACACCCGACTTGGCGACACCCAGGTTTATCTCCGCTCCGACTCATTGTTCGCGGACTACGAAGGCACTGGAACCACCCTGGTTCCAGTCGACGATTCGACCTTCGCGATCGTGGACGATCAGGTGCGGCACGCCGGCAAACGGTTCATCTTTCGGAACCAGGGCACGGCGGTCACCATCTGGAACTCGGCGAAGGACTCGCTCGGCGTCCGGGTCCGCTGA
- a CDS encoding aldolase produces the protein MAIIPPNRLKQRLAEGQTAIGTMVAEIRQPAVIQCLLNAGLDWVIIDNEHGVFSSETVADLSRAARTIGLTPIVRVPALTYELISQSLDGGAQGVMLPRITTPEQVRDAVSIVKYPPVGRRGSALGRGHTEFKGGDVVQMMAESNRETFVIVQIETREAVERIEEIVAVPGVDAALIGPNDLSIALDVPGKMRDPVLMAAIDRMMAACAKAGVYPAIHTNDVALTTEWARKGMRLVSINSDVGFLQKAAKEAVDTIRG, from the coding sequence ATGGCCATCATTCCGCCGAACCGTTTGAAGCAACGCCTTGCCGAGGGGCAAACCGCCATCGGTACGATGGTGGCCGAAATCCGTCAGCCGGCCGTGATTCAGTGCCTTCTGAATGCGGGGCTCGACTGGGTCATCATCGACAACGAGCACGGGGTCTTCAGCAGCGAGACCGTGGCGGATCTGAGCCGCGCCGCCCGGACGATCGGCCTCACCCCGATCGTCAGGGTCCCGGCGCTGACCTACGAACTGATCAGTCAGTCACTCGATGGCGGGGCCCAGGGAGTCATGCTGCCCCGGATCACCACGCCGGAACAGGTGCGGGACGCGGTGTCGATCGTCAAGTATCCCCCGGTGGGCCGGCGAGGGAGCGCCCTCGGCCGCGGTCACACCGAGTTCAAAGGCGGCGATGTCGTGCAGATGATGGCGGAGTCGAATCGCGAGACGTTCGTGATCGTTCAGATCGAGACTCGCGAGGCGGTCGAGCGAATCGAGGAGATCGTGGCCGTGCCGGGCGTCGATGCGGCCTTGATCGGGCCGAACGACCTCTCGATTGCCCTCGACGTCCCCGGCAAGATGCGGGACCCCGTCCTGATGGCCGCGATCGATCGGATGATGGCGGCGTGCGCGAAGGCCGGCGTCTATCCGGCCATCCACACCAATGACGTGGCGCTCACCACCGAGTGGGCCCGCAAGGGCATGCGGCTGGTGAGCATCAACAGCGATGTTGGCTTCCTACAAAAAGCCGCCAAGGAAGCCGTCGATACGATCCGCGGCTGA
- a CDS encoding non-canonical purine NTP pyrophosphatase, which translates to MKLLVATRSAGKQPEVRRLLAAAPFDGAFPDDAGVVEAAAEDALELHDSFEANARAKAEYFCRKTGLPTVADDSGLEVFSLGGEPGVRSKRWAQASGTSLQIDAANNAMLVRRLAGAAENRRRARYRCVLVLVRKPSAIPETFDASAPGLVLTEPRGTNGFGYDPYFLSDDLGRTFGEASDADKDAVSHRGKAFRALLEALTVRPL; encoded by the coding sequence GTGAAGCTCTTGGTGGCCACCCGAAGCGCCGGCAAGCAGCCCGAGGTCCGGCGGTTGCTGGCGGCGGCGCCGTTCGACGGGGCGTTCCCGGATGACGCCGGGGTTGTCGAGGCAGCCGCAGAGGACGCGCTCGAGCTGCACGATTCCTTCGAGGCCAACGCCCGGGCCAAGGCGGAATACTTTTGCCGAAAGACGGGCCTGCCAACGGTGGCGGACGACAGCGGGCTCGAGGTCTTCAGCTTGGGCGGCGAACCCGGTGTGCGCTCGAAGCGATGGGCCCAGGCGTCGGGAACCTCGCTGCAGATCGACGCGGCCAACAATGCCATGTTGGTACGCCGGCTGGCAGGCGCGGCCGAGAACCGGCGCCGAGCCCGCTACCGGTGTGTCCTGGTCCTCGTCAGGAAACCATCGGCCATCCCGGAGACCTTCGACGCCTCGGCCCCCGGTTTGGTTCTCACTGAGCCCCGGGGAACCAATGGGTTCGGCTATGATCCCTATTTCCTGAGCGACGACCTCGGCCGGACTTTTGGCGAGGCCTCGGACGCTGACAAGGATGCGGTCAGTCACCGAGGAAAGGCGTTCCGCGCCTTACTCGAGGCACTGACGGTCCGACCACTCTGA
- a CDS encoding ribonuclease PH yields MNRADGRTPDQLRPVVLERNANPYAEGSCLVRFGGTLVHCTASVETGVPPFKKGSGLGWVTAEYSMLPRATLERTSRERNGPGGRSQEIQRLIGRSLRAAMGRWDFGEYTIKIDCDVLQADGGTRTASITGGCVALADACDWLAQRTGQPSPFGQLVAAVSVGIVDNAALLDLAYVEDKDAGVDANVVMRAPSDFVEIQGTGEQGVFTRSQFGEILDLATAGIGELFTAQRTALGR; encoded by the coding sequence GTGAATCGCGCTGACGGCCGAACCCCCGACCAGCTTCGCCCGGTCGTCCTGGAACGCAACGCCAATCCGTACGCCGAAGGATCGTGCCTGGTCCGATTCGGTGGCACCCTCGTGCATTGCACCGCCTCCGTCGAGACCGGCGTCCCGCCGTTCAAAAAGGGGAGCGGACTGGGCTGGGTTACGGCGGAGTATTCGATGCTGCCCCGGGCCACCCTCGAGCGGACCAGCCGGGAACGGAACGGTCCCGGAGGCCGGAGCCAGGAAATCCAACGGCTGATCGGTCGCTCGCTCCGGGCGGCCATGGGCCGTTGGGACTTCGGCGAATACACCATCAAGATTGACTGCGATGTCCTCCAAGCCGACGGCGGCACCCGGACCGCAAGCATTACCGGCGGGTGCGTGGCCCTGGCCGACGCCTGCGACTGGCTGGCCCAACGGACCGGGCAGCCGTCGCCGTTCGGGCAGTTGGTGGCCGCCGTGTCGGTCGGCATTGTCGACAATGCGGCCTTGCTCGACTTGGCCTACGTCGAGGACAAGGACGCGGGCGTCGACGCCAACGTCGTGATGCGCGCCCCGTCCGATTTCGTTGAAATCCAGGGCACCGGCGAACAGGGGGTCTTCACCCGGTCTCAGTTTGGCGAGATCCTCGATCTCGCCACTGCCGGGATCGGCGAGCTCTTCACCGCGCAGCGAACGGCGCTCGGCCGGTGA
- a CDS encoding D-glycero-beta-D-manno-heptose 1-phosphate adenylyltransferase, translated as MTAGKVVPLEDAVAWRDRVGGSVVFTNGVFDLLHRGHVEYLEAARALGHALVVGVNDDASARSLGKGPGRPFVPAADRARLLAGLGAVDRVVLFGDPTPAAVIEAIRPDVLAKGGDYSRETVVGASFVEARGGRVVIVPLVPDRSTTSLVERIRESR; from the coding sequence GTGACGGCGGGGAAGGTCGTTCCGCTGGAGGATGCCGTGGCGTGGCGCGACCGGGTCGGCGGCTCGGTCGTGTTCACCAACGGCGTGTTCGATTTGCTGCACCGCGGTCACGTGGAATATCTCGAGGCCGCCCGGGCCCTCGGCCATGCCCTCGTCGTCGGAGTCAACGACGACGCCTCGGCCCGCTCGCTCGGCAAGGGACCTGGCCGGCCGTTCGTTCCCGCCGCCGATCGGGCCCGACTCCTGGCCGGACTCGGAGCGGTCGACCGGGTCGTGTTATTCGGCGACCCGACCCCCGCCGCCGTCATCGAGGCGATCCGCCCCGACGTCCTCGCCAAAGGCGGCGACTATTCTCGAGAGACCGTGGTCGGCGCATCCTTCGTCGAAGCCCGGGGCGGCCGGGTCGTCATAGTCCCCCTCGTCCCTGACCGTTCAACTACCTCACTCGTGGAGCGAATTCGTGAATCGCGCTGA
- a CDS encoding acyl-CoA thioesterase, whose product MEERMEATPDISVTEWRVNYSETDQMGVVYHACYLVWLDRARTEHLRRTGVSYAELERRGIRLLVGELTIRYRQSARYDDRITIRCWVRERASRRIGFGYVVEHADTGRILATASTSLMVIDANSRWARLPAEVAELLPISADPVRL is encoded by the coding sequence ATGGAGGAACGCATGGAAGCGACCCCCGACATTTCCGTCACCGAGTGGCGAGTCAACTACAGCGAAACCGACCAGATGGGGGTGGTGTACCATGCCTGCTATCTGGTGTGGCTCGACCGGGCCCGCACCGAGCACCTCCGCCGGACCGGGGTGAGCTATGCCGAGTTGGAACGGCGCGGTATCCGGCTCCTGGTCGGCGAGCTCACCATTCGGTATCGCCAGTCGGCCCGGTACGATGACCGGATCACGATTCGGTGCTGGGTCCGGGAACGGGCCTCCCGCCGGATCGGGTTTGGCTACGTCGTCGAGCACGCCGACACCGGCCGGATCCTGGCCACCGCCAGCACCAGCCTGATGGTCATCGACGCCAACTCGCGCTGGGCCCGGCTTCCGGCCGAGGTCGCCGAACTCCTCCCGATTTCAGCGGACCCGGTCCGGTTGTGA
- a CDS encoding UDP-2,3-diacylglucosamine diphosphatase → MLGTQLVVVSDAHLGAASPENDAAFLDFLDTVPTLGDCLLVNGDLFDFWFSYRRVIPRAGFAVTAALTSLGRRLPVVMTGGNHDRWGDSFWQREGGIAYSAAELRLQVGATEVLALHGDGVAEEHRSAAVMHWITRHPLTAGAFRLLHPDLGFWLVGKMSRGLADSTRDPGVLDRAQIRQAAWARDRLSAEPALGLLIMSHTHRAETTELFPGRHYLNPGAWVEGRRYAVVGPSGVALCRFR, encoded by the coding sequence ATGCTCGGAACCCAGCTGGTCGTGGTATCCGACGCCCACCTCGGCGCGGCGTCACCAGAAAACGACGCCGCCTTTCTCGATTTCCTCGACACCGTGCCCACCTTGGGCGATTGCCTGCTGGTCAACGGCGATCTGTTCGACTTCTGGTTTTCCTACCGCCGGGTCATTCCTCGGGCCGGTTTTGCGGTCACCGCTGCTCTGACGTCGCTCGGGCGGCGGCTCCCGGTGGTCATGACCGGCGGCAACCACGACCGGTGGGGCGACTCGTTCTGGCAGCGCGAAGGCGGGATTGCCTACTCCGCCGCCGAGCTCCGCCTGCAGGTCGGCGCCACCGAGGTCTTGGCCCTCCACGGCGACGGGGTGGCGGAAGAACACCGGTCCGCCGCCGTGATGCACTGGATCACCAGGCATCCGCTCACCGCCGGCGCCTTTCGGCTGCTCCACCCCGACCTCGGGTTCTGGCTGGTGGGCAAGATGAGCCGGGGCCTGGCTGACTCCACTCGCGATCCCGGGGTCCTCGACCGAGCCCAAATCCGGCAAGCCGCCTGGGCCCGGGACCGGTTGTCGGCCGAACCGGCCCTCGGACTCCTCATCATGTCCCACACCCACCGGGCCGAAACGACGGAGCTGTTTCCGGGCCGGCACTATCTCAATCCGGGCGCCTGGGTCGAGGGTCGGCGCTATGCGGTCGTCGGTCCCTCCGGCGTGGCGTTGTGCCGGTTCCGCTAA
- a CDS encoding formate--tetrahydrofolate ligase yields MSEVPSDIEIAQAARPRPIAEVAAELGLSADEILPYGKYKAKITPEAIRARRPTGRLVLVTGINPTPAGEGKSTVTVGLGQALRRLGQKAVICIREPSLGPVFGVKGGAAGGGYAQVIPMDEINLHFTGDFHAITSAHNLLSAMLDNHIHHGNGLGIDSRRITWPRTIDMNDRALRQIVVGLGGLNGGPSREDRFVIVPGSEVMAILCLATDLQDLERRLARIVVGFTREKKPITAADLKASGAMTLLLKDAIIPNLVQTLEGGPALVHGGPFGNIAHGCNTIVATKLGLSLGDIVVTEAGFGADLGAEKFLDIKCRVGGLNPEAAVIVATVRALKMHGGVKKDQLGTPDVAALTRGLVNLEAHVTNLGKFGLPVIVALNRFLADSQDEINTVLAAAKSWGVRAALSDVWAEGGKGGEAVAQEVLEVLSEAKARFKPIYDTALPIKAKIEIIAKEIYGADGVDYSAAADRNIALCDAIGLGNTPVCIAKTQYSFSDDPTKLGRPQGFRITIKDVYPSAGAGFVVALAGEIMTMPGLAKVPSAEAIRVHADGRIEGLF; encoded by the coding sequence GTGTCCGAAGTTCCCTCAGATATCGAGATTGCCCAGGCCGCCAGACCGCGGCCGATCGCCGAGGTCGCCGCCGAACTCGGGTTGAGTGCCGACGAGATTCTCCCCTACGGGAAGTACAAGGCCAAGATTACACCCGAGGCAATCCGGGCCCGGCGCCCCACCGGACGTCTGGTACTCGTGACGGGGATCAACCCGACGCCGGCCGGAGAAGGGAAGTCGACCGTAACCGTGGGCCTCGGCCAAGCCCTCCGGCGGCTGGGCCAGAAGGCCGTCATCTGCATCAGGGAGCCATCGTTAGGGCCGGTGTTCGGGGTCAAGGGCGGGGCCGCGGGCGGTGGATACGCCCAGGTCATTCCGATGGACGAAATCAATCTCCATTTCACGGGTGATTTCCACGCCATCACCTCGGCGCACAATCTCCTCTCGGCCATGTTGGACAACCATATCCATCACGGCAACGGGCTCGGCATCGACAGCCGGCGAATTACCTGGCCGCGAACCATCGATATGAACGACCGGGCCCTTCGGCAGATCGTCGTCGGCCTGGGCGGGCTCAACGGCGGGCCCTCGCGCGAGGACCGGTTCGTGATCGTCCCGGGGAGCGAGGTCATGGCCATTCTCTGTCTGGCCACCGACCTCCAGGATCTCGAGCGCCGGCTGGCCCGGATCGTGGTCGGGTTTACTCGCGAGAAGAAGCCGATCACGGCCGCGGACCTCAAGGCCTCGGGGGCGATGACGCTGCTGCTGAAGGACGCGATTATTCCGAACCTGGTCCAGACCCTGGAAGGCGGGCCGGCGTTGGTCCATGGCGGGCCCTTCGGCAACATCGCCCATGGCTGCAATACGATCGTGGCGACCAAGCTCGGTCTGTCGTTGGGCGATATCGTAGTCACCGAAGCCGGCTTCGGCGCCGACCTCGGGGCCGAGAAATTCCTCGACATCAAGTGCCGGGTCGGGGGGCTCAACCCCGAAGCCGCGGTCATCGTGGCCACGGTCCGCGCCCTCAAGATGCACGGCGGGGTGAAGAAGGATCAGTTGGGCACGCCGGACGTCGCAGCGCTGACCCGGGGCCTCGTCAATCTGGAAGCGCACGTCACCAACCTCGGCAAGTTCGGCCTCCCGGTGATCGTTGCCTTGAACCGATTCCTAGCCGACAGCCAGGACGAGATCAATACCGTGCTGGCCGCGGCCAAGAGTTGGGGCGTCCGCGCGGCCCTGTCCGACGTCTGGGCCGAGGGCGGCAAGGGCGGGGAGGCCGTGGCCCAGGAGGTCCTCGAGGTGCTGAGCGAAGCGAAGGCGCGGTTCAAGCCGATTTACGACACGGCACTCCCCATCAAGGCCAAGATCGAGATCATCGCCAAGGAAATCTACGGCGCGGACGGCGTGGACTACAGCGCCGCCGCCGACCGGAACATCGCGCTCTGCGACGCCATTGGGCTTGGTAACACGCCGGTCTGCATCGCCAAGACCCAGTACTCGTTTTCCGACGACCCCACCAAACTCGGCCGGCCCCAAGGCTTTCGGATCACGATTAAAGACGTCTATCCTTCCGCCGGCGCTGGATTCGTGGTGGCCCTGGCCGGTGAGATCATGACGATGCCGGGTTTAGCCAAAGTCCCGTCGGCCGAGGCCATCCGGGTCCACGCCGATGGGCGCATTGAAGGACTCTTCTAA